A region of Acidimicrobiia bacterium DNA encodes the following proteins:
- a CDS encoding tetratricopeptide repeat protein: MDCYRAQHRWGKVEQLWQELAAASPSAQLVAEGRIVAAGALADQGRVAEAIGVLSRKAGAVKRPRDHHLRLWYALADLEERAGDHARARDLFARVAAHDPRFADVTARRAALG; the protein is encoded by the coding sequence ATGGACTGCTACCGCGCGCAGCACCGCTGGGGAAAGGTGGAGCAGCTTTGGCAGGAGCTCGCGGCCGCCTCGCCGTCGGCGCAGCTCGTTGCCGAGGGCCGAATCGTCGCCGCCGGGGCACTCGCCGACCAGGGCCGGGTGGCGGAGGCAATCGGCGTGCTCTCCCGCAAGGCGGGCGCCGTGAAGCGTCCCCGCGACCACCACCTCCGACTCTGGTACGCGCTCGCCGACCTGGAGGAGCGGGCCGGCGATCACGCTCGAGCTCGGGACCTGTTCGCTCGGGTCGCGGCCCACGACCCGCGGTTCGCCGACGTCACCGCCCGGCGAGCCGCGCTCGGCTGA
- a CDS encoding 2-oxoacid:acceptor oxidoreductase subunit alpha — translation MRTGSGRAPRFGTRREPSRHGRKRPRGRVTTAKTSHLEPEALDRVVIRFAGDSGDGMQLAGDRFTDVSAAFGNDLATMPNFPAEIRAPAGTIAGVSSFQVHISDHDILTPGDMPNVLVAMNPAALKANISELEPGGTVLVNADAFEQRSLDKAGYQASPLEDGSLAAYRVIQVPMTSITLEATKPIGVKPRDAERSKNFFALGLLTWMYTRPVDPTIAWIDEKFASRETVRAANMAAFKAGYHFGETAELFDHPYEVAPARLEPGRYRNITGNLALAYGLIAASQQSHLPLVYASYPITPASDILHELSRHKNFGVRTLQAEDEIAAVGIAVGAAFAGQLGVTATSGPGVDLKSEGLGLAVSLELPLVVVDVQRGGPSTGLPTKTEQADLLLAMYGRHGEAPLPVVAARSASHCFEAAFEAVRIALKYRTPVILLSDGYLANGSEPWLLPDVDALADISVPFATETNHDGEFWPYLRDPTTLARPWAIPGTPGLMHRIGGIEKEDGTGNVNYDPANHEHMVRIRAEKVARIATDIPPVAVDDPGGASLLVLGWGSTWGAIQVAVRQARSEGTRVAHAHLVHLNPFPANLGDVLASYERVLIPEMNLGQLTRLVRAEYLVDAQTLSKVQGIPFRASEIHAAIQEMSRD, via the coding sequence ATGAGAACAGGTTCTGGCAGGGCACCCCGCTTCGGGACCCGACGAGAACCCAGCAGGCACGGGCGAAAACGACCGCGAGGGCGCGTGACCACGGCCAAGACGAGCCATCTCGAACCCGAGGCGCTCGACCGCGTCGTCATCCGCTTCGCCGGAGACTCGGGCGACGGCATGCAGCTGGCGGGCGACCGCTTCACCGACGTCAGCGCCGCGTTCGGCAACGACCTCGCTACGATGCCGAACTTCCCGGCCGAGATCCGGGCCCCGGCAGGGACGATCGCCGGCGTGTCGTCCTTCCAGGTTCATATCTCGGACCACGACATTCTCACCCCCGGCGACATGCCGAACGTGCTGGTGGCGATGAACCCGGCCGCCCTGAAGGCCAACATCTCCGAACTGGAGCCCGGAGGCACCGTGCTCGTCAACGCCGACGCCTTCGAGCAGCGGAGCCTCGACAAGGCCGGGTACCAGGCCAGCCCCCTGGAGGACGGCTCCCTGGCGGCCTACCGGGTCATCCAGGTGCCCATGACCTCGATCACCCTCGAGGCCACCAAGCCCATCGGGGTGAAGCCGCGCGACGCCGAGCGCTCGAAGAACTTCTTCGCGCTGGGGCTGCTGACCTGGATGTACACCCGGCCCGTCGACCCGACGATCGCGTGGATCGACGAGAAGTTCGCGAGCCGGGAGACGGTGCGGGCCGCGAACATGGCCGCGTTCAAGGCCGGCTACCACTTCGGCGAGACCGCCGAGCTGTTCGACCACCCGTACGAGGTCGCGCCAGCCCGGCTCGAGCCCGGTCGATACCGCAACATCACCGGCAACCTGGCCCTGGCCTACGGCTTGATCGCCGCCTCCCAGCAGAGCCACCTTCCGCTGGTCTACGCGTCCTACCCGATCACCCCGGCGTCAGACATCCTGCACGAGCTCTCGCGACACAAGAACTTCGGCGTGCGCACCCTCCAAGCCGAGGACGAGATCGCGGCGGTCGGCATCGCGGTGGGCGCCGCGTTCGCAGGCCAGCTCGGGGTCACCGCGACCAGCGGGCCGGGTGTGGATCTGAAGTCGGAGGGTCTCGGGCTGGCCGTCAGCCTCGAGCTCCCGCTCGTGGTCGTCGACGTCCAACGAGGCGGCCCGTCCACCGGGCTGCCGACCAAGACCGAACAGGCCGACCTCCTGCTCGCGATGTACGGACGCCACGGCGAGGCTCCGTTGCCCGTCGTCGCGGCCCGGTCGGCGAGCCACTGCTTCGAGGCCGCCTTCGAAGCCGTTCGGATCGCGCTGAAGTACCGGACGCCGGTCATCCTCCTGTCGGACGGCTATCTCGCCAACGGCTCGGAGCCGTGGCTGCTGCCAGACGTCGATGCGCTCGCGGACATCTCAGTCCCCTTCGCCACCGAGACGAACCACGACGGAGAGTTCTGGCCGTACCTGCGGGATCCAACCACGCTGGCGCGGCCGTGGGCGATTCCGGGAACCCCGGGTCTCATGCATCGGATCGGCGGGATCGAGAAGGAGGACGGGACCGGCAACGTCAACTACGACCCCGCGAACCACGAGCACATGGTCCGCATCCGCGCTGAGAAGGTGGCCCGGATCGCCACCGACATCCCTCCCGTAGCGGTCGACGACCCGGGCGGCGCGTCGCTTCTCGTGCTCGGGTGGGGGAGCACGTGGGGCGCGATCCAGGTCGCGGTGCGCCAGGCCCGGTCCGAGGGAACGCGCGTCGCGCACGCCCACCTCGTGCACCTGAACCCCTTCCCGGCGAACCTCGGCGACGTGCTCGCGAGCTACGAACGGGTGCTCATTCCCGAGATGAACCTCGGGCAGCTGACGCGCCTCGTGCGGGCCGAGTACCTGGTCGACGCGCAGACGCTGTCGAAGGTCCAGGGCATCCCGTTCCGAGCCTCCGAGATCCACGCCGCCATCCAGGAGATGAGCCGTGACTGA